GAGTCTCAAAGAGTGGGTGACTTTACTCTTATCCCATGCATAAACTTTATACCACTGAGACACAAATACATGCAGACTATAGTGCACATTTACCCTCAATATTAAATGTCCTCAAATAAAATACACATGATCAAAATGTACCATATAGACATGTGCTCAATCAGAATAAAGAggctttctcaacactttttttgttgttgttttattcttactttttttgtttaaaataaatgcactgttggttaagggctgtaagtaagcatttcactgtaatgtctgcacctgttgtattcggcgcatgtgaccaataaaatttgatttgatttgatttgatttgccctTCAATCACATTTAAATGAGAAGGGGGCATTAATCTAGACACACAAAGCTACCGACCCCAAATCAATCAACCCCACCCCTTATAGATACCCACGCATTGGAATGTTAATTGTAGTGATAACACCTTCCAATAACGGGGGTCTAATTATCAACATGTTTGGCTGTTAGAGTGCTTACCTGGCACTCATCCGTGGCGATGGTGGGGGGTCGGAACTGGAGGATCCTAATGAAGATCTCATTCACAGCAGAACACACAGGCACAGTGTGGGGTTAAGGTAACGAAGAAACAAGTCCCATTAAGAGCCAACTGCAGATCAGATGGTGTGAATTCTGACACAACAGTGCCAGGAATAGTCATTGTGATACATTTTGATTGATATCCAATTGTGAACTCAGGAGTGGAAAGTATATGTAGGCTTCAGGGGAGGGCCATCCTTCTGTGCGTCTGAATGTTTTCTCAACGTGATTACTTCCTGTACGTAGGCATACATGTGCAAAAACATGGGTTAAAagttggaggtgtgtgtgcaAAAATGATTGTATTTAAGCGGTTGATTCGTCAATCGGATTATCCATCTTTCAGTCTAGCCATTCTTCTACTTTAAATGTTGTTTTTCCCTTCTCCCACAAAGCTCCAATCAACATTTCTCAGCTGGTGAAATGAAGCATAAACATTTTGCCATTACTTTGAGAGTTGATGGATTCTTCACAGCTGCATCCGAGGGCCTGTGATCAGGAGTTGGAGACACAAACAACTGGAGAACATGCCTGGCCACACACATCCACCCACTCATACACAGTCACACTGACTCTGTGTGCCACTACCACACAACTAACTCCTAAACTCAACACCACAATCACACCCTACCACAACCACACGCTAACTCTAATCCAATCATGACCATGTGCATCCTGCAATACACACAGCCAAATGATAAGAAACAGTAGTAAATAGATTTTTCCCCCAACTTGATCTTCAGCAATGTACAACAGACAGTGTACTGGAAATATACATACTGTCTGTACATCAGCCAACAATGGCTTTGTTTCGCAGCACTGATATAGGACAGCCTTTTTCTGAAAGTAAAGTTATTGGATTCAAACTTTGAATAGAGCCATCATTACTGTTATATTGGGAACTATTGCGTATGTCCTCATGTAAGCCTCAATGGTGTTCAGACTGGGTACATCTTAATAAACTTTATTATGCCACAAATCAAAACATAATACAGTTGACATGGTGCACAATATGAAATGGATGAAAATAGAATTGAAGAGTTGATTTCGTTCTCAAAAAGTCTGGCACCTTTATCTGTTGAAGAACACTTTCAGTAACAAGATTGTTTCCCTCTAATCTAAATTATGAGTTCAGTGCTTCTTTCACAAACTAATACGGAATAAGAAATGACTAAGAACGCAAATAATGAAAAGCAACATTACAGGCCTGTAGCAAAACAGCAATGAAAACATTTCAACTGGGACTTTGATATAATAAATAGATTTGAGGCTTTTCATTTCAGAGAAGACTAAACATTTGATATTGGCGATGCAGCGGTTTCAAAGATAAAAGTTGAATGGAGCTATAGCACCATCtagtgatttttttgttgttgattttacAACATACCACTGGCTAAGGTTGGAATGGATACATTTGATCTCATCCATTTTTGATATAGTACATGTAGATTATGAAACATCTCCACAATAACTTCTTAATGTTGATGGGCATGTCATATTGAGGGTTCCTAATCCGGAACAGGTACCAGCTAATGCTTAGTAACACCGTCTATACTGTCCTAAACACTGGGTGATAATTTGTGCTAAAATTATAATTTGATCATGGGAAATGATACAGGAAAAGGAATTAACATGAAAGCTCTTGAAAAGTGCATTCATTTCTCTCAGACCTTCAACTGAAAAGGTTACAATGGAATTTGTTATTCTTCTAATAAAATGCCTGTTACAAGCACTTCGCTGCACCTGCAAATcggtgtatgcgaccaataaactttgatttgattttcaatACAGAGCTTAAGAAGCAGAATTAAAAGCTATTGTTTAGTAGATCATCTTATTCCAGTATTATTACCAATTATTTACCTAGTTATCTCACAAAATACATTTTGATAATGTAAGTTGATGCCTCAGAGCATGGATGTTACAATGTTCAGACCTGCTCCTGAACACAGCACCTTCATATTTAACACATTAATGGGATATCATGCTTATCTTAAATCGCTAGCATACTGGCATCATATCCTCCTAGGCCTAGGGCAAATCTGGGATGCAATGCAAAGACAGGCCATTGTGACTGAGGGAGATGGTAGCAAAAGATAAGAGATAAGATTGATGCATGAAGATGCTTTCTTTTATTAGGAAATTAGTATAGATATTTTGGTTCTTGATTAGCCTTTATTGTGTTATGTATTACCGGTATAACATTTTACAGACAATATCCAGTtaaaagaaaaacaacaaaaacagacacaaaaatataaaacaaagaATCTGCGAATGAAACTTAAAATCTGATCATTTGTTCTGACTTGGCTCCTGAACATTGTAGTGGGTCAACTCACACTCATGAAAATTGAGCTGTGAACTCCCAAATAGTCAAATGCAACTCACAATATTCCATTTCAGCTTGCTAAACTATGGATACAGAGATCCTGTATCTCCACAGGGCTCTGGATGAGGAGTGGTACTGTGGGTTCCTGAGAGGGCAGCAGCAGGGCACTGAGCTGAAGGAGATCCCACTCCTCAGGCCAGTATGACAGTGTGTCCTGATCAGCTCTGATTCTTTCTGTTGTCTGTCCATGGTGGTCTAGAGATGACGTTCTCTCAGCGCCTGGGTGTTTGGGAGTGGAGGCGGACCACCTgatcagacaggagagaggaacatGGTTCGATAAAACTTGTGGATATTGACATATTACATCAATGTTGctgttgttttgtattgtgtgtTGCTGACACCAAGAGGGAAGACACTCCATAACGAACATCAGCCGTACACAGTCAATTCCCTGCTGGGTGTTGAAGAACAGTGACAATTCAACATGTAGAAGCATCAGGAAATGAAAATAAAATTATGGCCAGTGTTCTGTGGTCAGAGGCGATAGGACGGCCACTCACTGCTTTTAAGTTGCTCTGGTGTATTTCCTCTTTAAGACGCTTACATTTCATGGAATAGGGCTCTAAGTGAGTCTAACCTAAGATGACATGTGAAGGGCAtgaaacagtagaacagtaaagcATGTGACTAACCTGGACAGGTGAACAGCCCAGGCTGGGGTCCCATGTGAAGGCTCTTCAGTGAGGTTCCTCGGGGGCCGTGTGGGGGCATGGGGCCACGGGGGGGTGGGGGCCCTCGGGGGTTAGGGGGGCCGTGTTGGTGTGGGGGTCCTCGATGTAGTGGACCGTGGATGCCGTGAGGAGGGCCATGTGTAGAAGGGTGCATGGATAGCAGTGGAGGGGGCTTGGTCTTGGGGTATGAGCCTAGATAGAAAACAGATCAAAGACTGTCGACACATATACAAGCATAGCAATAACAATTGACTCATGAGTTTGATTTTAGACATTGCCATCTAATGCCCATCTGTCCTGTAGAACATGTCTAGTTTTAGAACAGTTACTCACCTGGAGAAGTCATGAGGGGGTTAGCAGAGTGCTCTCCCATTCCAGGGGGTGTCTCTCTGCCATGAGGGCCTGAGGGGGTGGGTAGCAGCGGTGGGGGTTTCCCTAAACCAGGAGGCAACATCTTCCTCCTCTCAGGAAGGGGGCCATCACCGGTCTCAGTGGACGTGGCTGGGAAAGAGAAAAAAACAGAACAACCTTATATAGAACAGTATGACATCCTAAAAATACAATTACTATAACTCAGCATTTTGTCACTTTTCTAGGATATTCTAAGAATCCTATATTTCCATTACCAAATGACAATGTATGGTGTAGTTAGACATGCAACAATCACATTAAGTATTAGCAAATAAGGAGATACTGTATagtgtgagggaaaaaagtatttgatcccctgctgattttgtacgtttgcccactgacaaagaaatgatcagtctataattttaatggtaggtttatttgaacagtgagagacagaaacaacaataaaatccagaaaaacgcatgtcaaaaatgttataaattgatttgcattttaatgagggaaataggtatttgacccctctgcaaaacaggatttagtacttggtgacaaaacccttgttggcaatcacagaggtcagacgtttcttgtagttggccaccaggtttgcacacatttcaggagggattttgtcccactcctctttgcagatcttctccaagtcattaaggtttcgagcctgacgtttggcaactcgaaccttcagctccctccacagattttctatgggattaaggtctggagactggcaaggccactccaggaccttaatgtgcttcttcttgagccactcctttgttgccttggccatgtgtttgggtcattgtcatgctggaatacccatccacgacccattttcaatgccctggctgagggaaggaggttctcacccaagatttggcggtacatggccccgtccatcgtccctttgatgcggtgaagttgtcctgtccccttagcagaaaaacaaccccaaagcataatgttttcacctccatgtttgatggtggggatggtgttcttggggtcataggcagcattcctcctcctccaaacacggcgagttgagttgatgccaaagagctcgattttggtctcatctgacctgaccacaacactttcacccagttattctctgaatcattcagatgttcattggcaaacttcagacgggcctgtatatgtgctttcttgagcagggggaccttgcgggagctgcaggatttcagtccttcacggcgtagtgtgttaccaattgttttcttggtgactatggtcccagctgccttgagatcattgacaagatcctcccgtgtagttctgggctgattcctcaccgttctcatgatcattgcaactccacgaggtgagatcttgcatggagccccaggccgagggagattgacagttcttttgtgtttcttccatttgcgaataatcgcaccaactgttgtcaccttctcaccaagctgcttggcgatggtcttgtagcccattccagccttgtataggtctacaatcttgtccctgccatccttggagagctctttggtcttggccatggtggagagtttggaatctgattgattgattgcttctgtggacaggtgtcttttatacaggtaacgagctgagattaggagcacactcttaaagggagccagaaatctttttgattgagagggggtcaaatacttattccctcattaaaatgcaaatcaatttataacatttttgacatgcgtttttctggattttattgttgttattctgtctctcactgttcaaataaacctaccattaaaattatagactgatcatttctttgtcagtgggcaaacttacaaaatcagcaggggatcaaatacttttatccctcactgtatatacaaaagtatgtggacaccccttcaaattagtggattcggctatttcagccacaccgattgctgacaggtgtataaaatcaagcacacagccatgcaatctccatagacaaacactggcagtagaatggccttatgaaagagctcagtgacgatcaacgtggcaccgtcatagtaggccacctttccaacaagtcaatctGTCAAATTTctcccctgctagagctgccccggtcaactgtaagtgctgttattgtgaagtggaaacgtctaggagcaacaacgtctcagccgcaaagtggtaggccacacaagctcacagaaccaccgagggaccaccgagtgctgatgcgcatagcgtgtaaaaacaaaatcgtctgtcctcggttggaacactcactactgagttccaaactgcctctggaagcaacgtcagcacaagaactgttagtcgggagcttcatgaaatgggcttccttggccgagcagccgcacacaagcctaagatcaccatgcgcaatgccaagtgtcggctggagtggtgtaaagctcgccgtcattggactctggagcagtggaaacgtgttctctggattgatgaatcacgcttcaccatctggcagtccgacggacgaatctggatgCATATGGTCTGGAGCCGTTTTTGGTTCgggcaaggccccttagttccagtgaagggaaatcttaacgctacagcatacaatgacattctagacgattctgtgcatccaactttgtggcaacaatgcccccgtgcacaaagcgaggtacatacagaaatggcttgtcgatatcgttgtggaagaacttgactggcctgcacagagccctgacctcaacaccatcgaacacctttgggatgaattggaacgccgattgtgagccaggcctaatcgcccgacctcactaatgcttgtggctgaatggaagcaagtccccgcagcaatgttccaacatctattggaaagcattcccagaagagtggaggctgttatagcagcaaaggggggaccaactccatattaatgccaatgattttggaatgagatgttcgactatGGTTGTGTGTGGCTGCACCTTGCAGATGGTGCTGGCGGTTGCGGAGGTACTCTGCGATGGTGCTCAGCTCCTCGGGGTACAGGTGGACTCCCTCGGCCAGGAAGAAGAGCAGCTGGCGGGTGTCAGAGGGCACAGAATGCCTCTCCACCTTCTCCCTCTTGAGGTAGTCATCCACCAGCTCGGCCGCCCGCGCCCCCGTTTCTGCAGGATCCTTCTGCTGCGTCTGCTCCCCAAGCCCACGGCCATACTCCGCCATCACAAAGTCCATGGCATGGTCCATGGGCATGTTGCGGTGGACTAGAAGAGAGGTTCAAAGGTCAAAGTAAAAAATTACACAAGTTAATCATACAGGAGGTTTTGCTTTGTTATGTTCCACTTCTTCCAGTTTCTTTTTATATGAGGTTTTACTTTGGGGTCGAGTGAAAATGCAATGCAATGACAATAGTGATTGCAAGTGGGTGAATGTTTAACTGAAAGCTTAATgcaatttatttatatatttatggTAGATTTGCAGTAGATTGGGAatgatgtgatgtgtgtgtgcaaAGCATGTGTTCAAAACAGAGCTTGTACTGCATCTGTAATAAATAaattaacaaaaaaataaaagtcATACATTTACTTAGAATAGTGGTAATATATTTGATAGGGTAAATGTTTTGTTAATGTAGAGCAAATGATATTATTTGTTTTTGGTATGTTATATGCTTTGAAGTTGAAAAAAGGTTAGTTCATTTGTGTAAAAATCAGTTCCTCCAGGATTTTGTGATACTGTGATATagactgctcaaaaaaataaagggaacacttaaacaacacaatgtaactccaagtcaatcacacttctgtgaaatcaaactgtccacttaggaagcaacactgattgacaatacatttcacatgctgttgtacaaatggaatagacaacaggtggacattataggcaattagcaagacacccccaataaaggactggttttgcaggtggtgaccacagaccacttctcagttcctatgcttcctggctgatgttttggtcacttttgaatgctggcggtgctttcactctagtggtagcatagACTgaatctacaacccacacaagtggctcaggtagtgcagctcatccaggatggcacatcaatgcgagctgtggcaagaaggtttgctgtgtctgtcagcgtagtgtccagagcatggaggcactaccaggagacaggccagtacatcaggagacgtggaggaggccgtaggagggcaacaacccagcagcaggaccgctacctctgcctttgtgcaaggaggagcaggaagagcactgccagagccctgcaaattgacctccagcaggccacaaatgtgcatgtgtctgctcaaacggtcagaaacagactccatgagggtggtatgagggcccgacgtccacaggtgggggttgtgcttacagcccaacaccgtgcaagacgtttggcatttgccagagaacactaagattggcaaattcgccactggcgccctgtgctcttcacagatgaaagcagattcacactgagcacgtgacagagtctggagacgccgtggagaacgttctgctgcctgcaacatcctccagcatgaccggtttggcggtgggtcagtcatggtgtggggtggcatttcttttgggggccgcacagccctccatgtgctcgccagaggtagcctaactgccattaggtaccgagatgagatcctcagaccccttgtgagaccatatgctggtgcggttggccctgggttcctcctaatgcaagacaatgctagacctc
The sequence above is a segment of the Coregonus clupeaformis isolate EN_2021a chromosome 19, ASM2061545v1, whole genome shotgun sequence genome. Coding sequences within it:
- the LOC121531836 gene encoding nuclear receptor coactivator 5, with protein sequence MSSWGQGGRRPQPNPNRGVKPLLPFRRPAPYPVREDRMDDHNDSERYEVLDQQHDDSGNNVDYEVYQQNASLKVYNPADKRSALYQGFYKQLQKAPADCVVLSVSNQSMDYPKSICHCLQERGLSVEMIYLQAESGLTRALQDVRSDGSPLCILVEQTNVALSSCTVIIFSESLKIHRNMPMDHAMDFVMAEYGRGLGEQTQQKDPAETGARAAELVDDYLKREKVERHSVPSDTRQLLFFLAEGVHLYPEELSTIAEYLRNRQHHLQATSTETGDGPLPERRKMLPPGLGKPPPLLPTPSGPHGRETPPGMGEHSANPLMTSPGSYPKTKPPPLLSMHPSTHGPPHGIHGPLHRGPPHQHGPPNPRGPPPPRGPMPPHGPRGTSLKSLHMGPQPGLFTCPGGPPPLPNTQALRERHL